The genomic interval ATCCAGATCTGCCTGGGCTCCGATATCGCCATGTGCCTCGACCAGTGCCTGCAATACCCCGCCGCACCCGACCAAACCCGATCGGCCATGGACCTGACCACCCGCTGGGCGCGGCGCTGCAAGGAGTTCTGGAGCGCGCGCGCGCCGGCCGACCGGCTGCTCTTCGGCATCGTTCAGGGCGGCATGGACCACGCGCTGCGGGCGCAGTCGGCGGCCGAGCTGGTGGATATCGACTTTCCGGGCTACGCCCTGGGCGGTCTGAGCGTGGGCGAGCCCACGGAGTTGATGCTGGCGGTGGCCGCGGCCAGCCTGCCGCTGCTGCCCGTCGACAAACCGCGCTACATCATGGGCGTCGGCACCCCCGAAGACCTGGTGGAGTTGACCGCCCTGGGCGCGGACATGTTCGACTGCGTGCTGCCCACGCGCAATGCCCGCAACGGCCAGCTGCTGACTGCCTTTGGTACCCTCAACATCGCCAACGCCCGCTTTCGGCTGGATTGCGGCCCCGTCGACCCCGACTGCGACTGCTACACCTGCCGGCACTACTCGCGCGCCTACCTGCGCCACCTCTACCTCAACCGCGAACTGCTGGCCTACCGGCTCAACTCGATCCACAACCTGCACTACTATGCCGGGTTGATGGCGGCCATGCAAGCGGCCATCGCAGCCGGCGCGTTCGACCAGTTCAGAAAGGCGTTTTACCGCCGGCGCCAGGCCTGACGCCCCCGCCGGCAGCGACTGCAACCCCAACCAAGGAGACCCCTGATGGAAGCCAAAGTCAAAGAGATGCTCGCCAAGATCCGCCCGATGCTGCAGGCCGACGGCGGCGACGTGGAGTTCGTGGCCATTGAGGAGGGCGTGGTCAAGGTGCGCCTCAAGGGCGCCTGCGCCGGCTGCCCCATGTCCCAGATGACCCTCAAACAGGGCATCGAAAAATTGTTGAAAAAGGAGATCCCCGGGGTTAAATCAGTGGAGTCGGCGGACTAAGGGCCCCGGCCGGGCGTGGATGCGAATTGGGGTAACCCCAGCGGGAGAGATTCATGACGATTTCCAGAAAGGTGGCGGAGGTCCTGACGCGGTCCTCCTGGATCCGCAAGATGTTCGAGGAAGGCGCGCGCCTCAAGGCGCACCACGGCGCCGACCGGGTTTTCGATTTCAGCCTGGGCAACCCCAACCTCAGCCCGCCGGCCGCCTTCCGCCAGGTGGCCCGCGCCATCATCGATCAGGCCGGCGACCACGACCACGTCTACATGCCCAACGCCGGCTACCCCTTCGTGCGCCAGCGGGTGGCCGAGACCGTGGCCCGCCAGGAGAAGCTATCGGTGACCGCCGAGGAGATCATCATGACCTGCGGGGCCGCCGGCGCCTTGAACGTCATTTTCAAGGCCCTGCTGGACCCGGGGGATGAGGTCATCACCCCGGCGCCCTATTTCGTGGAGTACACCTTCTACGCCGACAACCACGGCGGCGTGCTGAAAACCGTGCCGACGCGGGCGGACTTCACCCTGGATCTGGACGGCCTCGCCGCCGCCATCACCCCCCGCACGCGCGCGGTGTTGATCAACTCGCCCAACAACCCCACCGGCCAGGTCTATTCGGCCGAAAGCCTCCAGGCCCTGGGGGCGCTGCTGGAGACCCGCGGCCGGGAGCTGGGCCGCAGCCTGTACCTGATCTCCGACGAACCCTACCGCCGCATCGTTTTTGACGGCGTCACGGTGCCGGGCATCTTCGACTGCTGCGCCAACAGCCTGATCGCCAACTCCTACTCCAAGGATCTCTCCCTGGCCGGCGAGCGCATCGGCTACGTGGCGGTCAGCCCGCGCGCCGAGTTCCGGGCGGACCTGGTGGCGGGCATGACCCTGGCCAACCGCATTTTGGGCTTTGTCAACGCCCCGGCCCTGATGCAGCGGGTGGTGGCCGAGCTGCAGGATGTCAGCGTGGATGTGGCCGCCTACCAGCGCAAGCGCGACCTGTTGTGCGACGGTCTGGCCGCCTGCGGCTACGATTTTGTCACACCCAAGGGCGCCCTTTACGCCTTTCCCCGAACCCCGCTGGCCGATGACGTGAAATTCGTGCAGGCCCTGCAGGAGGAGCTGATCCTGACGGTCCCGGGCAGCGGCTTCGGCCGCCCGGGTCATTTTCGAATCGCGTTTTGCGTCTCCGATGAGACCATCGTCAACGCCCTGCCGGGCTTCCGGCGGGTCATGGCCCGCTTCCGGTAGCCGGCCTGGAGTCCCCAGCGTTTTCACCCCCATTGCGGGGGCAACCCGCAACATTACTAAGGAGATAAGAAATGAAAATTCTGAAAATCGACCACCTCGGCATCGCGGTCAACAGCATCGAGGAGGGCCAACGCTTCTGGCAGGAGGTCCTGGGCTTGAATTTCGAGGGCACCGAGACGGTCGCCGAACAGAAGGTGACCACCGCTTTTTTCCCGGTGGGGGAAAGCGAAGTCGAACTGCTGATGTCCACCGCCCCCGACGGGCCGGTGGCCAAATACATCGAAAAGAAGGGCCAGGGCATCCAGCACGTGGCCTTTCGGGTGGAGAACATCGAGGCGGCCCTGGAAGAGCTCAAGGCCAAGGGCGTCCAGCTGATCGATCAGACCCCCCGCAAGGGGGCCGGCGGGGCCAAAATCGCCTTTCTGCACCCCAAGGCCACCAACGGGGTCCTGGTCGAGCTCTGCGAACGGTAGGCAGCGGCCCACACCCCGTACGCCAAACATATTGACCTGTCAGCGATTTTTAGGTAAGGTAATCGTTGCCGAACGATCGCTCAGTTTCTTTTTCCGCCTCCGGCACCCGCCGTCCAACGCACTGCAAGCCCCGAAGCGCTCGGGTTGCCCCCCCGGACGCTTGCCTCTTTTTTGAATTGTGGCCGCAACGAACAAGGAGAGTGAACATGGCAGCACACCCCGACCTGCAAAAGTGGATCGATCTGGCATCCAAACAGATGAAAGGCAAACCCCTGGAGAGCCTGAACTGGGACACCCCCGAGGGCATCCGCGTCAAGCCGCTTTACACCGCCGAAGACCTCGAGGGCATGGAACACGTCAACACCCTGCCGGGGATCGCCCCCTACGTCCGCGGCCCGATGGCCACCATGTACACCGGGCGCCCCTGGACCATCCGCCAGTACGCCGGCTTTTCCACCGCCAAGGAATCCAACGCCTTCTACCGCCGCAACCTGGCCGCCGGCCAGAAGGGGCTCTCGGTGGCCTTCGACCTGGCCACCCACCGGGGCTATGATTCCGACCACCCGCGGGTGGTCGGCGACATCGGCAAGGCCGGCGTCGCCATCGATTCCATTGAGGACATGAAGATCCTCTTCGACCAGATCCCGCTGGACCAGATGTCGGTCTCCATGACCATGAACGGCGCGGTGCTGCCCATCATGGCCGGCTACATCGTGGCCGCCGAGGAGCAGGGGGTCGCCCAGGCGCAGCTCACCGGCACGATCCAGAACGACATTTTGAAGGAGTACCTCACCCGCAACACCTACATCTACCCGCCGGAGCCCTCCATGCGGATCGTCTCCGACATCATCGCCTACTGCTCGGAGAACATGCCGCGCTTCAACACCGTCAGCATCAGCGGCTACCACATGATGGAGGCCGGCGCCAACTCGGTCCTCCAGACCGCCTTCACCCTGGCCGACGGGATCGAATACGTGCGGGCGGCGCTGGCCGCCGGCCTGGACATCGACACCTTCGCCCCAAGGCTGTCCTTCTTCTTCGGGGTCGGCATGAACTTCTTCATGGAAATCGCCATGCTGCGGGCGGCGCGCTTTCTCTGGCACGACCTGATGCGGCAGTTCAACCCCAAGAACCCCAAATCCTCCATGCTGCGCACCCACGTCCAGACCTCGGGCTGGAGCCTCACCCAACAGGATCCCTACAACAACATCATCCGCACCACCCTGGAGGCCCTCTCGGCGGTCCTGGGCGGCACCCAGTCGCTGCACACCAACTCCTTCGACGAGGCCGTCGGTCTGCCCACCGACTTCTCCGCCCGCATCGCCCGCAACACCCAGCTGGTCATCCAGGAGGAATCCCAGGTCTGCCACGTGGTCGACCCCCTGGGCGGTTCCTACTACGTGGAGGCCCTGACCGACGGGATCATCCGCGAGGCCCGCAAGATCATTGCCGAGGTCGAGGAACTGGGCGGCATGGCCAAGGCCATCGAAACCGGTATGCCCAAAATGCGGATCGAGGAGTCGGCAGCCCGCAAACAGGCGCGCATCGACCAGGGGCTCGACGTGATTGTGGGGGTCAACAAGTACAAGATCGACCAGGAAACCCCCATGGAGGTTCTGGAGGTGCCCGCCAGCGTGCGCGAGGAGCAGGTCGCGCGCCTGAAGGAAATCCGCGGCCGGCGCGACGCCGCAGCGGTCGCCCAAGCCCTTGAGGCCGTCACCCGCGCGGCCGAAGGCGGCGACAACCTGCTGGCCGCCTGCATCACGGCGGTGCGCGCGCGCGCCACGGTAGGGGAGATCTCGGATGCCATGGAGAAGGTCTTCGGGCGCTTTGTCGCCACCACCCAGAGCATTTCGGGGGTCTACGCCGCAGAGTACGGCGACAGCGAGATCTTTGCCGCCCTGCGCAAGCGCACCGACGAGTTCAAGCAGCAGCGGGGCCGCCGGCCGCGCATCCTGGTCACCAAGATGGGCCAGGACGGCCACGACCGGGGGATCAAGGTGATCGCCACGGCCTTCGCCGACCTGGGCTTCGACGTCGACATCAGCCCCATGTTCCAGACCCCCAGGGAAGCGGCCAAAATGGCGGTGGAAAACGACGTCCACGTGGTGGGGGTCTCCAGCCTGGCCGCCGGCCACAAGACCCTGGTGCCGCAGCTGATCGCGGAGCTCAAGCAGGCCGGCGGCGAGGACATCGCGGTGGTGGTCGGCGGGGTCATTCCGCCGGGCGACTACGATTTTCTCTACCAGGCCGGCGCGGCCTGCGTGTTCGGCCCCGGTACGGTGGTGACCGACGCCGCCAACAAGGTCCTGAACGTCGTCGAAAAGAAGGCCTGATCGTAGCGCGATGCTATCCGCCGAAGCCGAAGACTACGTCAAAGGGGTCCTGGAGCGCAACCAGCGCATCCTCGCCAAGACCATCACCCTGGTGGAAAGCGTCCTGCCGAGCCGCCAGCAGCTGGCCCGCGAGATCGTCGAGCACCTTCTGCCCCGGCGCTGCAAGGCGGTGCGGGTGGGCATCACGGGGGTGCCCGGAGTGGGCAAGAGCACCTTCATCGAGAGTCTCGGCATGTATCTGGTGGGCCGGGGCCACCGCTTGGCGGTTCTGGCGGTGGACCCCAGCAGCGCGCGCAGCGGCGGCAGCATCCTGGCGGACAAGACCCGCATGGAGCGCCTCTCGGCCGAGGAGAACGCCTTTATCCGGCCCTCGCCCTCGGGGGGCACCCTGGGCGGGGTGGCCAGCCGGACGCGCGAGACCATGGTGGTCTGCGAAGCCGCGGGCTTTGATGTCATCATCGTCGAAACCGTGGGGGTCGGACAGTCGGAAACGGCGGTGGCCTCCATGGTCGACTTTTTCCTGGTCCTGATGCTGGCCGGCGCCGGCGACGAGCTCCAGGGGATCAAGAAGGGCATCTTGGAGCTGGCCGATGCCATCGCCATCAACAAGGCCGACGGCGACAACCTCGAAAAGGCGCGGCGGGCCCGCCGGGAGTATGAAAACGCCCTGCACTACCTCAGCCCGGCCTCTCCCCACTGGAACCCGCCGGTGCTGACCTGCAGCGCCCTGAACACCGTCGGCATCGAGGAGGTCTGGTCGACCGTGATGGCGCATCACCGCAAACTGGAGGCCGTCGGCGAACTGCAGGCCAAACGCCGCCAGCAGTCCCTGGCCTGGATGTGGACCCTGCTGGAGGAGGGCCTCAAGGAGCGCTTCCACCAGCATCCGGCCGTCCAGCGCCGGCTGCCCGAGGTGATCGCCGCCGTTCAGCGGGGCGAGTGCGCGCCCACCCGGGCCGCCAGCGACCTCCTCTTTTTGCTTGACAAGGATTCGGATATATAATGTTTTCCAATCATAAAATCTGGCGAGATGAAAGGAAGAAACGATGGGTGTCGTTGATGACAAGTTGAAGGATCTCAAGGAACGCGAGCAAAAGGTCCTGCAGATGGGCGGCGAGAAGGCGGTCGCGAAGCACAAGGAATCGGGCAAGCTCAGCGCCCGTGAGCGGCTGGACTTGCTTTTCGACCCGGGAACTTTCCGCGAAATCGACATGTTCGTCCAGCACCGCTGCGTCAACTTCGGGATGGAGAAGGTCGAGGTGCCCTCCGACGGCGTGGTCACCGGCCACGGGATGGTGGACGGCCGCCCGGTGTTCGCCTTCTCCCAGGACTTCACTTCGCGCGCCGGCAGCCTGGGGGAAATGCACGCCAAGAAAATCTGCAAGGTCATGGACCTGGCCCTCAAAGCCGGCGTGCCCTTCGTGGGCATCAACGATTCCGGCGGGGCGCGCATCCAGGAAGGGGTCGATGCCCTGTCGGGCTTCGGTCAGATTTTCTACCGCAACTCGCTGGCCTCGGGGGTCATCCCCCAGATTTCGGCCATCATGGGCACCACCGCCGGCGGCGCCGTCTACTCGCCGGCCATGACCGACTGGATTTTCATGGTCAAAAACACCAGCTTCA from Desulfobacteraceae bacterium carries:
- a CDS encoding pyridoxal phosphate-dependent aminotransferase; protein product: MTISRKVAEVLTRSSWIRKMFEEGARLKAHHGADRVFDFSLGNPNLSPPAAFRQVARAIIDQAGDHDHVYMPNAGYPFVRQRVAETVARQEKLSVTAEEIIMTCGAAGALNVIFKALLDPGDEVITPAPYFVEYTFYADNHGGVLKTVPTRADFTLDLDGLAAAITPRTRAVLINSPNNPTGQVYSAESLQALGALLETRGRELGRSLYLISDEPYRRIVFDGVTVPGIFDCCANSLIANSYSKDLSLAGERIGYVAVSPRAEFRADLVAGMTLANRILGFVNAPALMQRVVAELQDVSVDVAAYQRKRDLLCDGLAACGYDFVTPKGALYAFPRTPLADDVKFVQALQEELILTVPGSGFGRPGHFRIAFCVSDETIVNALPGFRRVMARFR
- the meaB gene encoding methylmalonyl Co-A mutase-associated GTPase MeaB, with amino-acid sequence MLSAEAEDYVKGVLERNQRILAKTITLVESVLPSRQQLAREIVEHLLPRRCKAVRVGITGVPGVGKSTFIESLGMYLVGRGHRLAVLAVDPSSARSGGSILADKTRMERLSAEENAFIRPSPSGGTLGGVASRTRETMVVCEAAGFDVIIVETVGVGQSETAVASMVDFFLVLMLAGAGDELQGIKKGILELADAIAINKADGDNLEKARRARREYENALHYLSPASPHWNPPVLTCSALNTVGIEEVWSTVMAHHRKLEAVGELQAKRRQQSLAWMWTLLEEGLKERFHQHPAVQRRLPEVIAAVQRGECAPTRAASDLLFLLDKDSDI
- the scpA gene encoding methylmalonyl-CoA mutase, translating into MAAHPDLQKWIDLASKQMKGKPLESLNWDTPEGIRVKPLYTAEDLEGMEHVNTLPGIAPYVRGPMATMYTGRPWTIRQYAGFSTAKESNAFYRRNLAAGQKGLSVAFDLATHRGYDSDHPRVVGDIGKAGVAIDSIEDMKILFDQIPLDQMSVSMTMNGAVLPIMAGYIVAAEEQGVAQAQLTGTIQNDILKEYLTRNTYIYPPEPSMRIVSDIIAYCSENMPRFNTVSISGYHMMEAGANSVLQTAFTLADGIEYVRAALAAGLDIDTFAPRLSFFFGVGMNFFMEIAMLRAARFLWHDLMRQFNPKNPKSSMLRTHVQTSGWSLTQQDPYNNIIRTTLEALSAVLGGTQSLHTNSFDEAVGLPTDFSARIARNTQLVIQEESQVCHVVDPLGGSYYVEALTDGIIREARKIIAEVEELGGMAKAIETGMPKMRIEESAARKQARIDQGLDVIVGVNKYKIDQETPMEVLEVPASVREEQVARLKEIRGRRDAAAVAQALEAVTRAAEGGDNLLAACITAVRARATVGEISDAMEKVFGRFVATTQSISGVYAAEYGDSEIFAALRKRTDEFKQQRGRRPRILVTKMGQDGHDRGIKVIATAFADLGFDVDISPMFQTPREAAKMAVENDVHVVGVSSLAAGHKTLVPQLIAELKQAGGEDIAVVVGGVIPPGDYDFLYQAGAACVFGPGTVVTDAANKVLNVVEKKA
- the mce gene encoding methylmalonyl-CoA epimerase, which gives rise to MKILKIDHLGIAVNSIEEGQRFWQEVLGLNFEGTETVAEQKVTTAFFPVGESEVELLMSTAPDGPVAKYIEKKGQGIQHVAFRVENIEAALEELKAKGVQLIDQTPRKGAGGAKIAFLHPKATNGVLVELCER
- the tgt gene encoding tRNA guanosine(34) transglycosylase Tgt, translating into MQPFSLIATDADARSGLLQTAHGAIRTPVFMPVGTLGTVKALSPEELRTCGAQVILGNTYHLYLRPGCEVIEAFSGLHGFMNWPHPILTDSGGFQIFSLARLTRISEEGAAFQSHIDGSRHLLTPEKAMQIQICLGSDIAMCLDQCLQYPAAPDQTRSAMDLTTRWARRCKEFWSARAPADRLLFGIVQGGMDHALRAQSAAELVDIDFPGYALGGLSVGEPTELMLAVAAASLPLLPVDKPRYIMGVGTPEDLVELTALGADMFDCVLPTRNARNGQLLTAFGTLNIANARFRLDCGPVDPDCDCYTCRHYSRAYLRHLYLNRELLAYRLNSIHNLHYYAGLMAAMQAAIAAGAFDQFRKAFYRRRQA
- a CDS encoding NifU family protein: MEAKVKEMLAKIRPMLQADGGDVEFVAIEEGVVKVRLKGACAGCPMSQMTLKQGIEKLLKKEIPGVKSVESAD